The Herbaspirillum sp. RTI4 genome has a segment encoding these proteins:
- a CDS encoding glucan biosynthesis protein G gives MTQIDSPKPAFPAAISLYCVARARVPRLLLGALSALLLLQASTAGAFDLDDVAKRARTLAGKSYQKPDEGIPKDLASISYEQYRDIRYRPERALWKVEKLPFEVSFFHPGSAYTAPVKINDISGSVSREIRFSPALFDYGHNKLDTKQFGKLGFSGLRIAYPLGAKGKGKEDVMSFLGASYFRGVGKAQSYGASARGLAIDTGLYSGEEYPRFVEFWLQRPRANDKELTIYALLDSPRATGAYRFVLKPGADTAIEVKAQLFLRSNVSKLGIAPLSSMFYFGENQSGPDDDYRPKVHDSDGLSIQSGTGEWIWRPLVNPKRLLTTSFELTNPLGFGLMQRDRQFSSYEDLTARFETRPSVWVEPKGKWGAGRIELVQIPTPNEANDNIVAYWIPSVMPVQGKPLNIEYRLLWQKEKDTRPPLASVMQTRFGHGYRTKDDGILSLKVDFEGASLKKLAANAKLDAAVDIDGNGKLVDVRVVRNDVTGGVRLALRLRRTEENKPVELRAFLRSGTTTLSETWSYILPPN, from the coding sequence CTGACTCAAATTGACTCTCCCAAGCCCGCATTTCCTGCGGCAATCTCCCTTTATTGCGTCGCACGCGCACGTGTGCCGCGTCTGCTGCTTGGCGCGTTGAGCGCCTTGTTGTTGCTGCAGGCCTCGACTGCCGGCGCGTTTGACCTGGATGACGTGGCCAAGCGCGCCCGCACTCTGGCCGGCAAGTCCTATCAAAAACCCGATGAAGGCATTCCCAAGGATCTCGCCAGCATCAGTTATGAGCAGTACCGCGATATCCGCTACCGGCCGGAAAGAGCCTTGTGGAAAGTCGAAAAACTGCCGTTCGAGGTCAGTTTCTTTCACCCCGGCTCTGCATACACCGCGCCGGTCAAAATCAATGACATCAGCGGTTCGGTCTCGCGGGAAATCCGCTTCAGTCCCGCGCTGTTTGATTACGGCCACAACAAACTGGATACCAAGCAATTCGGCAAACTCGGTTTTTCCGGCTTGCGTATCGCCTATCCGCTGGGCGCAAAAGGCAAGGGCAAAGAGGATGTGATGTCGTTTCTCGGCGCGAGTTACTTCCGCGGCGTTGGCAAGGCCCAGTCTTATGGCGCTTCGGCCCGTGGTCTGGCGATCGATACCGGCTTGTATTCGGGCGAGGAATACCCGCGCTTTGTCGAATTCTGGCTGCAACGCCCCAGAGCCAACGATAAAGAGCTGACGATCTACGCGCTGCTCGATTCACCGCGCGCGACCGGTGCTTATCGCTTTGTGCTCAAGCCCGGTGCGGATACGGCTATCGAAGTCAAGGCGCAACTGTTCTTGCGCAGCAATGTCAGCAAGCTCGGCATTGCTCCGCTGTCGAGCATGTTTTACTTTGGCGAAAACCAGAGCGGCCCGGACGACGACTACCGTCCTAAAGTCCACGACTCCGACGGTCTCTCGATTCAGTCCGGCACCGGCGAATGGATCTGGCGGCCGCTGGTCAATCCCAAGCGTTTGCTGACCACCTCGTTCGAGCTGACTAATCCGCTCGGCTTCGGCCTGATGCAGCGCGACCGCCAGTTTTCCAGTTACGAAGATTTGACGGCGCGTTTTGAAACCCGCCCGAGCGTCTGGGTCGAACCCAAGGGCAAGTGGGGCGCGGGCCGGATCGAACTGGTGCAAATCCCTACGCCTAACGAAGCCAACGACAACATCGTGGCCTACTGGATTCCCTCCGTCATGCCGGTGCAGGGCAAGCCGCTCAACATCGAATACCGCTTGCTGTGGCAAAAAGAAAAAGACACCCGGCCACCGCTGGCGTCGGTGATGCAGACTCGCTTCGGCCACGGCTATCGCACCAAGGACGACGGCATACTCTCGCTGAAGGTCGATTTCGAAGGCGCATCGCTGAAGAAATTGGCGGCCAACGCCAAACTCGACGCCGCCGTGGATATTGACGGCAACGGCAAGCTGGTCGATGTCCGTGTCGTGCGCAACGATGTTACCGGCGGCGTCCGGCTGGCCTTGCGCCTGCGTCGCACCGAAGAGAACAAACCAGTCGAATTGCGCGCTTTCCTGCGCAGCGGCACCACTACCCTATCTGAAACCTGGAGTTATATATTACCGCCCAACTGA
- the mdoH gene encoding glucans biosynthesis glucosyltransferase MdoH has product MELYITAQLTPHPLTGAALEAYLERLPLSPQARIELAERLCAKGGGVADLQSWLAAEAEELGLPQAPAAGSTATPSTPVIHRRSMVPKPWGKLNPLARWLDDATHRLERRNAAQESPVAPVPVSYWQERGHTRRMALLLLMVLQTALATYFMREVLPYHGEPLLERMVLAIFALLFCWVSAGFWTAMMGFLVLMRGGDEYLVSREAAGPQWISPEARTAIVMPICNEDAVRVFAGLRATYESVARSGQLEHFDFFILSDSGDADICTAEVSAWSALCEAVGGAGRIFYRHRRRRVKRKSGNLDDFCRRWGGDYRYMIVLDADSVMSGQCLSTLVRLMEAHPTAGIIQTAPRAAGRDTLYARIQQFSTRVYGPLFTAGLHYWQLGESHFWGHNAIIRLAPFMEHCVLAPLPGKGSLSGPIMSHDFVEAALMRRAGWSVWIAYDLDGSYEEMPPNLLEELGRDRRWCQGNLMNFRLFLVRGMHAVHRTVFVTGVMAYLSAPIWLLFLIVSTMMLAAHTLVDPQYFVEPRQLFPIWPQWHPEKALALFTATATLLFLPKILSVLLVIVKGAVGYGGALRLTVSLMLEVVFSMLLAPVRMMFHTRFVAGAVLGWTAGWKSPPRADNQTGWLQGVQRHGWQSLFGLAWAIGVYWLNPGYLWWLLPIAGSLAVSIPVSVLSSRVNFGRAFRRLGLFLIPEEKQPPLELQETVRFLAASTALPGFVDAVMDPLCNALICATAHHRPLRPVASLAADAVLIKRALRQGPGGLSAHQKMQILDNPGLLAQLHAEIWSTSQAHPAWLIAARK; this is encoded by the coding sequence CTGGAGTTATATATTACCGCCCAACTGACGCCGCATCCTCTGACCGGCGCTGCGCTGGAAGCCTATCTTGAGCGTCTGCCGCTATCGCCGCAGGCCCGCATCGAACTTGCCGAACGCCTCTGTGCAAAAGGCGGCGGCGTCGCCGATTTGCAAAGCTGGCTGGCGGCCGAAGCCGAAGAACTCGGTTTGCCGCAGGCACCCGCTGCCGGATCGACCGCTACGCCAAGCACCCCTGTCATTCACCGCCGCTCGATGGTGCCGAAACCCTGGGGCAAGCTCAATCCGCTGGCGCGCTGGCTGGACGACGCCACCCATCGCCTTGAAAGACGCAACGCCGCGCAGGAATCTCCCGTCGCCCCTGTTCCCGTCAGTTACTGGCAAGAACGCGGCCACACGCGGCGCATGGCGCTGCTGCTGCTGATGGTGCTGCAAACGGCACTGGCCACCTATTTCATGCGTGAGGTTTTGCCTTACCACGGCGAACCGCTGCTGGAACGGATGGTACTGGCCATCTTCGCCTTGCTGTTTTGCTGGGTCTCGGCCGGTTTCTGGACGGCGATGATGGGCTTTCTGGTTCTCATGCGCGGCGGTGACGAATATCTGGTCTCGCGCGAAGCTGCCGGCCCGCAATGGATTTCCCCGGAAGCGCGCACCGCCATCGTCATGCCGATTTGCAATGAAGATGCGGTACGTGTCTTTGCCGGTTTGCGTGCCACCTATGAATCGGTCGCCCGCAGCGGCCAGCTTGAGCATTTCGACTTTTTCATTCTCAGCGACAGCGGCGACGCCGATATCTGCACCGCTGAAGTGTCGGCCTGGTCGGCCTTGTGCGAAGCCGTCGGCGGCGCGGGTCGCATTTTCTATCGTCACCGACGACGACGGGTCAAGCGCAAGAGCGGCAATCTCGATGATTTCTGTCGTCGCTGGGGGGGCGATTATCGCTACATGATCGTGCTCGATGCCGATAGTGTAATGAGCGGCCAGTGTCTCTCTACGCTGGTACGCCTGATGGAAGCGCATCCCACGGCCGGCATCATCCAGACCGCGCCACGCGCAGCCGGACGCGACACCCTGTATGCGCGCATCCAGCAATTCTCGACCCGCGTCTATGGCCCCTTGTTTACCGCCGGACTGCATTACTGGCAACTGGGCGAATCGCATTTCTGGGGGCATAACGCCATCATCCGTCTGGCACCTTTCATGGAGCATTGCGTGCTGGCGCCCTTGCCCGGCAAGGGGTCGTTGTCGGGGCCGATCATGTCCCACGATTTCGTCGAAGCGGCGCTGATGCGGCGTGCCGGCTGGTCGGTCTGGATTGCCTACGATCTGGACGGCAGTTACGAAGAAATGCCGCCTAATCTGCTGGAAGAACTTGGTCGCGACCGTCGCTGGTGTCAGGGCAATCTGATGAATTTCCGGCTGTTCCTGGTGCGCGGCATGCACGCGGTGCATCGGACAGTGTTCGTGACCGGCGTGATGGCCTATCTGTCGGCTCCGATCTGGCTGCTATTCCTGATCGTGTCGACCATGATGCTGGCCGCGCATACGCTGGTCGATCCGCAATATTTCGTGGAGCCGCGCCAACTGTTTCCGATCTGGCCGCAATGGCACCCGGAAAAGGCGCTGGCGCTCTTTACCGCGACGGCTACCTTGCTGTTTCTGCCGAAGATACTCAGCGTCTTGCTGGTCATCGTCAAGGGCGCAGTCGGCTATGGCGGCGCGCTGCGGCTGACCGTCAGTCTGATGCTGGAAGTCGTGTTTTCCATGTTGCTGGCACCGGTGCGGATGATGTTCCATACGCGCTTCGTGGCTGGCGCGGTGCTGGGTTGGACCGCCGGCTGGAAATCGCCGCCGCGTGCCGACAACCAGACCGGCTGGCTCCAGGGTGTGCAGCGACATGGCTGGCAGAGCCTGTTCGGGCTGGCGTGGGCTATTGGCGTCTACTGGCTTAATCCCGGCTATCTGTGGTGGTTGCTGCCGATTGCCGGTTCGCTGGCAGTCTCGATTCCGGTATCGGTCTTGTCGAGCCGGGTGAATTTCGGTCGCGCCTTCCGGCGTCTGGGACTGTTCCTGATCCCGGAAGAAAAGCAGCCGCCGCTGGAATTGCAGGAAACAGTGCGCTTTCTGGCTGCTTCGACAGCGCTGCCCGGTTTTGTCGATGCCGTGATGGACCCGCTTTGCAACGCGCTGATCTGCGCCACGGCGCACCACCGGCCCCTGCGGCCAGTCGCTAGTCTGGCGGCCGATGCCGTGTTGATCAAACGGGCGCTGCGGCAGGGACCGGGAGGATTGAGCGCGCATCAGAAAATGCAGATTCTGGATAATCCGGGTCTGCTGGCGCAATTGCACGCGGAAATCTGGAGCACCTCGCAGGCGCATCCGGCGTGGCTCATCGCCGCAAGGAAATAA
- a CDS encoding glucan biosynthesis protein D: MRRGSSPQGNKMDRRDFLKAGAALTAAGFPGASLLAAADVAAADVAEQWPHRGAPTPFDYASLKGQARALAAAAYQASPQQTLPELENLSWDRYQALRYRDDRALWRQEHLPFQARLFHVGRQFTHPVRIDEVINGQARELIYDPALFDYGSSGINAERLPRDLGFAGFRLNLQKDIARRVDADVVAFLGASYFRAVGSEYQYGVSARGLAINCGMPQPEEFPVFTRFWLERPAADAGRLVVYALLDSPSISGAYRFDIRPGEPLVMEVDAALYPRKPIERLGIAPLTSMFLRGENERHGTPDWRPEIHDSDGLSMWRGNGEWLWRPLVNPSTDVHVSAFQDEQPKGFGLMQRDRDFDHYQDDNFYYHRRPSLWVEPKSGWGKGSVQLLEIPTADETFDNIVAYWAPQATPQVGQEMLFSYRLYWGVRMPAESALAKVVATRTGAGGAVGVVKIERHYFSWRFVVDFAGGALAKLSRDSRVQAQVSASRGTIESVTAKPLEALHGYRAMFDLKPDAAAAPVDLRLTMTLDGKTLTETWLYQWTPPTDRSF, encoded by the coding sequence ATCCGGCGTGGCTCATCGCCGCAAGGAAATAAAATGGACAGACGCGATTTTCTCAAAGCCGGTGCCGCACTGACCGCTGCCGGATTTCCCGGCGCCAGCTTGCTAGCCGCTGCCGATGTGGCCGCTGCCGATGTGGCCGAGCAATGGCCGCATCGCGGTGCGCCGACCCCCTTCGACTATGCGAGTCTGAAAGGTCAGGCCCGCGCCTTGGCGGCTGCCGCGTATCAGGCCTCGCCACAACAGACGCTGCCGGAACTGGAAAACCTGAGCTGGGACCGATATCAGGCGCTGCGTTACCGCGACGATCGCGCTTTGTGGCGTCAGGAACACCTGCCGTTTCAGGCCCGGTTGTTCCATGTGGGACGGCAATTCACCCACCCGGTACGGATCGATGAAGTGATCAACGGACAGGCGCGGGAGCTGATTTACGATCCGGCCTTGTTCGATTACGGCAGCAGCGGCATCAATGCAGAGCGTCTGCCGCGCGACCTCGGTTTTGCCGGTTTCCGTCTCAATCTGCAAAAAGATATCGCGCGCCGTGTCGATGCCGATGTGGTCGCCTTTCTCGGTGCGAGCTATTTCCGTGCCGTTGGCAGCGAATATCAGTACGGCGTGTCAGCACGCGGACTGGCCATCAATTGCGGCATGCCGCAGCCCGAGGAATTTCCCGTTTTCACCCGCTTCTGGCTGGAACGTCCGGCGGCGGATGCCGGCCGCCTGGTAGTCTATGCCTTGCTCGATTCCCCCAGCATTAGCGGCGCTTACCGCTTCGACATCCGACCCGGCGAACCGCTGGTGATGGAAGTGGATGCCGCGCTTTATCCGCGCAAGCCGATTGAACGCTTGGGCATCGCGCCGCTGACCAGCATGTTCCTGCGTGGTGAAAACGAGCGGCACGGAACGCCTGACTGGCGTCCTGAAATCCATGATTCGGATGGCTTGTCCATGTGGCGCGGCAATGGCGAATGGCTATGGCGGCCGCTGGTTAATCCGAGTACCGACGTGCATGTCAGCGCATTTCAGGATGAGCAGCCGAAAGGCTTCGGACTGATGCAGCGCGACCGCGATTTCGACCACTATCAGGACGACAATTTTTATTATCACCGCCGCCCCAGTCTGTGGGTGGAGCCCAAAAGCGGCTGGGGCAAGGGATCGGTGCAACTGCTTGAAATTCCAACCGCCGATGAGACCTTCGACAACATCGTCGCCTACTGGGCTCCGCAGGCAACGCCGCAGGTCGGGCAGGAAATGCTGTTTTCCTACAGACTGTACTGGGGCGTCCGCATGCCGGCCGAGTCTGCGCTGGCTAAAGTGGTCGCCACCCGCACCGGTGCCGGTGGCGCGGTAGGCGTGGTAAAGATTGAGCGGCATTATTTTTCCTGGCGCTTCGTCGTCGATTTTGCTGGCGGTGCCTTGGCCAAACTGAGCCGCGACAGCCGGGTGCAAGCGCAAGTCTCCGCCTCGCGCGGCACTATCGAATCGGTGACGGCCAAGCCGCTGGAGGCTTTGCATGGCTATCGCGCCATGTTCGATCTCAAGCCCGATGCAGCGGCCGCACCGGTGGATTTACGCCTGACGATGACGCTGGACGGCAAGACGCTGACCGAGACCTGGCTCTACCAATGGACGCCGCCAACTGATCGTTCTTTTTAA
- a CDS encoding efflux RND transporter periplasmic adaptor subunit, with the protein MDTETQAASPRSALLRGSVLALAVLVVVAAGGVALWWRRPPPVVAPVKPATVIVERSNIEQTVTASGRVRMQSYVDVGAQVSGQVKNVFVAIGDTVKAGKVLVEIAPTEQTGRQESNRAQLARAKAELAGQNAQLDFARLQFQRQMQLKAANATREESVESSRMNVASAEAQVAAKQAQIQQTQATMQEDETIRRQTRISAPISGTVVTLPARLGQAVTANRDVLLRISDLTNMTVEVRVAESDVTRLRKGMIAYFSTPGFPGKRWSGKLRQILPLSDTEAGKPGAPVFYTVLFDVANTTHELMSGMSAEVSFVLARADAAIAIPVGMVGKADSSGMQTVRVMEEGGKLTPRKIKTGIRDAQQVQVLEGLKPGDEIAAAP; encoded by the coding sequence ATGGACACTGAAACCCAAGCCGCATCTCCCCGTTCTGCTTTGCTGCGCGGCAGCGTGCTTGCGCTGGCAGTATTGGTAGTCGTGGCAGCGGGCGGCGTTGCCCTGTGGTGGCGTCGCCCGCCGCCAGTAGTGGCGCCGGTCAAGCCGGCCACCGTCATCGTGGAACGCAGCAACATCGAGCAAACCGTGACCGCCTCTGGCCGTGTAAGGATGCAAAGCTACGTCGATGTCGGCGCGCAGGTATCCGGGCAGGTCAAGAATGTATTTGTCGCGATCGGCGATACGGTCAAGGCAGGCAAGGTGCTGGTGGAAATCGCCCCGACCGAGCAAACCGGGCGGCAGGAAAGCAATCGTGCGCAACTGGCGCGCGCCAAGGCAGAACTGGCAGGGCAGAATGCGCAACTCGATTTTGCCCGCTTGCAGTTTCAGCGGCAGATGCAGTTGAAGGCCGCCAATGCCACGCGTGAAGAGTCGGTGGAATCGAGTCGCATGAATGTGGCTTCCGCCGAGGCGCAGGTGGCGGCAAAGCAGGCGCAAATCCAGCAAACCCAGGCCACCATGCAGGAAGATGAAACGATACGCCGCCAGACACGCATCAGCGCACCGATCAGCGGTACGGTGGTGACCTTGCCGGCGCGCCTCGGACAGGCCGTGACTGCCAATCGCGACGTCTTGCTGCGCATTTCCGATCTGACCAATATGACGGTGGAAGTACGGGTAGCGGAGTCCGATGTCACACGGCTGCGCAAAGGCATGATCGCGTATTTTTCTACCCCCGGTTTCCCCGGCAAACGCTGGAGCGGCAAGCTGCGGCAGATACTGCCGCTCTCCGATACGGAGGCAGGCAAGCCAGGCGCGCCGGTGTTTTACACCGTCCTGTTTGATGTCGCCAACACCACGCACGAATTGATGAGCGGCATGAGCGCCGAAGTCTCGTTTGTGCTGGCGCGCGCCGATGCGGCGATTGCGATTCCGGTCGGCATGGTCGGCAAGGCCGATTCATCCGGCATGCAAACGGTGCGCGTGATGGAAGAGGGCGGCAAACTGACTCCACGCAAAATCAAAACCGGCATCCGCGACGCGCAGCAAGTACAGGTGCTGGAAGGTTTGAAGCCCGGTGACGAGATCGCGGCCGCGCCATGA